The Edaphobacter flagellatus sequence TTTCAGGTAAGTGGCTTGGTCGCGATCCATCCGGCATCCCGATCGAAGGCACCATCAAAGGAGATATCGTCCACTTCGCTACCGTTCCTCCTCCTCCGCAACCTGGAGCTCCAGCTGGAGGTTTTGGTCGCCGACCCGTCGTCTACGACGGCACCTTCCATGATGGAAAGATGACTTTGACCTCGCAGGGATACCGAGGTCAAAACATCAAGGGTGATGCGGAGCGGACAACGAGTGAAGCAGCGATGCCTCCAGCCCCGCTTCCTTTGCCTGCCTTGAGGAACGTGCCCGACAACGGTTTGGTGCGTACGCCGCCGATGGGTTGGAATAGCTGGAACAAGTTCGCAGGCAGAATTACAGATAAGGATGTTCGCGAGATAGCCGATGCCATGGTCGCCAGCGGCATGAGCAAACTCGGCTATGTCTACATCAATATTGACGACACCTGGGAAGCAGGCCGGGACGCCGAAGGAAATATCCTCACCAATACGAAGTTCCCCGACATGAAAGGTCTTGTCGACTATGTGCATTCAAAGGGATTAAAGATCGGAATTTACTCTTCGCCGGGGCCGAAGACATGTGCCGGCTATACCGGCAGTTTTGGCCATGAGATTCAGGATGCCAAGATGTATGCCAAGTGGGGTATCGATTACCTGAAATATGACCTGTGCAGTGCACGCAACATCTACTCTTCAACCGAAGCGAACCACCGCGCCCTTTACCAGAAGATGGGCGAGGCGTTGCAGTCGACTGGACGCCCCATTGTCTTCAGCCTCTGCCAGTATGGAGAAAATGCTCCCTGGAAATGGGGGACACTCGTCGGCGGCAATCTTTGGAGGACTACAGGCGACATACGCGATGCATGGGACTCCATGGATAAGATCGGCTTCTCACAGTTGGAGATCGCTTCGTATACGCGACCTGGTCATTGGAACGATCCGGATATGCTGGAGATCGGTAACGGCGGTATGAATGCTGACGAATATCGCACGCACATGAGCCTGTGGTCAATGCTTTCGGCTCCGCTGATTGCGGGCAACGATATCCGCAATATGTCAGAGGAAACAAAATCGATTCTCATGAACACCGAAGTCATCGCTGTTGACCAGGACCCGGCAGCGCTACCGACAAAGAGTCTCGAAAAAGATGGAAGTATGGAGACGCTCGTTCGCAAGATGAAAGATGGCTCCTTCGTTGTAGGTATCTTCAACCGAAGCGAGCAGCCAGCCTCTGCTAGCCTTTCCTTCAGCAGCATTGACCCGGCGTTTGCCGGTAAATCGTTGCGTGTCCGCGACCTTTGGAAGCACGAAAACGTCTCTGTCAAAGGAGATAAATTTGAAACTTCAGTTCCCAGGCATGGTGTTGTTCTTTTGCGTGTGAGCAAATAGACAGAATGCTGAGGTGGTCGTAGCGAAATGATCGCGGCAGAGAGGACGATCGTAGATGAACATCCGGCAGGTAGCTAAGGCAGCTGGTGTCTCCTCGGCCACCGTTTCGCGTGTCTTTACCGGTTCAGCCACGGTTGATCCGGCTACTGCCCGCAGAGTGCACAAAGTAGCTAAGCAAATTGGTTACTTTCCCAATACCTATGCGCGCGCACTCAGCTCTGGAAAGAGCAATACTTACGGTCTCATCATCTCTGATATCGCTAACCCGTTTTTCCCAGACCTAGTAAAGTCCTTCGAGCACCAAGCGTTGGAATATGACTACGAGACGCTCGTTGTCGATACAAACTATGACCTCAAGCGGATGGAGCAGTGTATTCGTCGTCTAGTCGAACACAAGGTCGATGGTGTTGCCATCATGACTTCGGAGATGGAGCCCAGGTTAGTTCAGATTCTCAGTCGTCGTGAGATACCAATAGTCTTTCTCGATACGGGAAAGGTCGGGCCTCATATCAGCAACATCTCCATCGATTATGAGCATGGAATCGACCTGGCCATCGATCATCTCCTCCAGTTTGGACACAAGCGCATCGCTCTCATTCAGGGACCACCTGCTCTTAGGTCTGCAGCGGCGCGGCGCAATGCATTTATTGCTGCTCTGAAGCGTCGCAACATTACACTTCCGCACGAATACATTCGCATCGGGAATCACGGCGTCGATGGTGGGCAGGCTGCTATGAACGAGCTGCTTGATCTTCGCATTCGGCCGACTGCGATAATGTGTTCCAACGACCTGACGGCGATCGGTGCTCTTAATGTCGCGCACTTGCGCGGGATACAGATTCCAAAAGAGATCTCACTCGTGGGTTTCGATGACATCCAATTGAGCAGCGTCATGCAGCCGCCTCTCACTACAATCCGTGTTTCGCGTATAGAGATCGCAACCCGTGCCTTCACCGCTCTTTATGGCACGGCCAAAGGCTCTAAGGTGCGGGGAGTCAATCATGTCATCTCAACCGAGCTGGTGGCGCGAGCATCGACCGGACCCGTGGCAGGCGGGTAGTTCCGATAACTATTGGCCTAGTTGCAGGAGAATTTACAGGGAAGTGAGTGGCGGAGAGGGAGGGATTCGAACCCCCGATAGCCTTACGACTATGTCTGATTTCGAGTCAGGTGCATTCAACCGGGCTCTGCCACCTCTCCGTGACTTCATTTTATCCTGAATTTGCGCCTGGTGAAAGTAAGCGGCGCGCGGAGCAGTCAGGTGCAGGGTGTATGGACCCCACAGTTCGTCGAGAAGGTACGGGAGCTTGCAGCCCAGGTGGGTTTTGATCGCGCCGAAGTGGCTCCGCTCGATGGCGCCTTCCGTGATGCGGATGCTTTGGATTCCGAGCGTTTCTCCGCGTGGATCGCGGCCGGCCGTGCCGGTGAGATGGAGTATCTCAAGCGCCGCGACGAGCGGGGAATTCTCCTGCGTGCCAACGTGCAAGTCGCCATGCCCTGGGCACAATCTGTCGTCGTCTGCGCCATAAACTATAACGCCTTTGCGCCGCGTTCTATCGACCAGGCGCCCGCCGAGACCGGATGGATTGCTCGCTATGCCTGGAGTGGTCGTCGCCAGCCCGGCGACGACCAGTTACAGCCAACCGACTATCATGACGAGCTGCTCCATCGGCTGCGCACGCTGGAAGACGCGATCAAGCAGAACACCCCCTGCGAAACGCGTTGCTATGTTGACACCGGTCCTCTGGTTGAGCGTTCGATTGCTGCTCGCGCCGGTATCGGCTGGATCGGTAAGAATGCCTGCGTCATTAATCAGGAGCTTGGCTCATGGCTTCTTCTTGGAGTCATCATTACCTCGCTCCCTGTTGCCGATGCAGTTTCTGTTGCTACTGCGGCAGACCGTTGTGGCAGCTGCACCCGCTGCATCGACGCATGTC is a genomic window containing:
- a CDS encoding glycoside hydrolase family 27 protein, with amino-acid sequence MASAIVVPAFAQSGLTGYWNFRSPNGDGTYRETFFQLEQNGENLSGKWLGRDPSGIPIEGTIKGDIVHFATVPPPPQPGAPAGGFGRRPVVYDGTFHDGKMTLTSQGYRGQNIKGDAERTTSEAAMPPAPLPLPALRNVPDNGLVRTPPMGWNSWNKFAGRITDKDVREIADAMVASGMSKLGYVYINIDDTWEAGRDAEGNILTNTKFPDMKGLVDYVHSKGLKIGIYSSPGPKTCAGYTGSFGHEIQDAKMYAKWGIDYLKYDLCSARNIYSSTEANHRALYQKMGEALQSTGRPIVFSLCQYGENAPWKWGTLVGGNLWRTTGDIRDAWDSMDKIGFSQLEIASYTRPGHWNDPDMLEIGNGGMNADEYRTHMSLWSMLSAPLIAGNDIRNMSEETKSILMNTEVIAVDQDPAALPTKSLEKDGSMETLVRKMKDGSFVVGIFNRSEQPASASLSFSSIDPAFAGKSLRVRDLWKHENVSVKGDKFETSVPRHGVVLLRVSK
- a CDS encoding LacI family DNA-binding transcriptional regulator is translated as MNIRQVAKAAGVSSATVSRVFTGSATVDPATARRVHKVAKQIGYFPNTYARALSSGKSNTYGLIISDIANPFFPDLVKSFEHQALEYDYETLVVDTNYDLKRMEQCIRRLVEHKVDGVAIMTSEMEPRLVQILSRREIPIVFLDTGKVGPHISNISIDYEHGIDLAIDHLLQFGHKRIALIQGPPALRSAAARRNAFIAALKRRNITLPHEYIRIGNHGVDGGQAAMNELLDLRIRPTAIMCSNDLTAIGALNVAHLRGIQIPKEISLVGFDDIQLSSVMQPPLTTIRVSRIEIATRAFTALYGTAKGSKVRGVNHVISTELVARASTGPVAGG
- the queG gene encoding tRNA epoxyqueuosine(34) reductase QueG translates to MKVSGARSSQVQGVWTPQFVEKVRELAAQVGFDRAEVAPLDGAFRDADALDSERFSAWIAAGRAGEMEYLKRRDERGILLRANVQVAMPWAQSVVVCAINYNAFAPRSIDQAPAETGWIARYAWSGRRQPGDDQLQPTDYHDELLHRLRTLEDAIKQNTPCETRCYVDTGPLVERSIAARAGIGWIGKNACVINQELGSWLLLGVIITSLPVADAVSVATAADRCGSCTRCIDACPTDALVAPRQMDASRCIAYLTIEKKGSIPEPLRAPIGRQVFGCDICQDVCPWNRRAPVAVKDGMTPRPELVNPPLAWLAGLDAKGFREQFKGSPLERTRRKRLLRNVAIAMGNSGDPAFLPQLEQWSASEDEVLAESAQWAMKRIDSYDHMGAEGHSGSLPAS